From Deltaproteobacteria bacterium, one genomic window encodes:
- a CDS encoding molybdopterin-dependent oxidoreductase produces the protein MNISRRDFLRLLGVTGAVAGGYSRVWAVPDDWMEKIISGPRIETWKVSTCGQCPAGCGIRVRLIDDIPVRILGNPIAPVNRGFTCPMGEAGLELLYHPDRLTQPLVRTGKKGEASFEPVSWDEAIKQVEQALTTLRREKRSDRFGFILGDGNSLLARFTEEFMSGFGSPHLFPWRPPAVNELGLFQGGGIFPALAFDLNRCDYLLTFGTNLLEETPSPVHFNSLYGSLKEKRPRTGLKMIHLSPRMSHAGINATEWVKILPGSAGVLALGMVYVIIRDKFYDQEFIGKSTINIKNIREFQDMVRRNFYPDRVSELTGVPPKKIIQLARGFESARAPLALSGGTADATETALFNQWAVASLNAVSGSFSTTGLWREPAALPWGPVRENAFDPRSRSFTGKDLKPGDNALPASWAAQALPELFPQGKAPELSLLMIAQADPVFQAANREAWEGFLSRIPKVVQFASFIDDTSSFADIVLPLPTYLEQWDLTLPVPNLPFAQVGLMQPVVSPVKGPRPLGDVLVKIAADQNVKILPGARLKSYREYLQARMKQIFNSGKGTPYFEEVSLEFLQEIRKRGWQVYSYPAFSDFWRLLTEKGGWWDPDGYPDADWRGEKKFTFPTLTRLDQLFTERSFQKPSGGGEDTGRDPLAWLEERAKGAEASDIFTLVPFTTLMNITGFGASQPLLQELFGLHPRLYWQTWAEINPERAMVLDLKEGDQIRVTTEKGSFTLPVKIVPTVSADILSVPFGQGHKGSGRYGKNIGTNAIAYLDYRVDPLSGRTSWQSTQVRVEKITK, from the coding sequence ATGAACATTTCTCGTCGCGACTTTCTTCGCCTTCTGGGCGTAACGGGCGCCGTCGCCGGGGGCTATTCCCGGGTCTGGGCCGTGCCGGATGACTGGATGGAAAAGATAATATCCGGGCCCCGCATCGAGACCTGGAAAGTATCGACCTGCGGGCAGTGCCCGGCAGGGTGCGGCATTCGCGTCCGGCTCATCGATGACATCCCGGTGCGGATCCTGGGAAATCCCATCGCACCGGTGAACAGAGGATTCACCTGCCCGATGGGGGAAGCGGGCCTGGAGCTCCTCTACCACCCCGACCGGTTGACACAACCCCTTGTGCGCACGGGCAAGAAGGGAGAGGCGTCATTCGAACCCGTATCCTGGGACGAAGCCATCAAACAGGTCGAGCAGGCGCTGACAACCCTCCGGAGGGAAAAGCGCTCCGACCGTTTCGGCTTCATCCTGGGAGACGGCAATAGCCTGCTCGCCCGTTTCACGGAAGAGTTCATGTCCGGTTTCGGCTCGCCGCACCTCTTCCCCTGGCGTCCCCCCGCGGTAAACGAACTCGGCCTTTTCCAGGGGGGCGGGATATTCCCCGCACTCGCCTTCGACCTTAACCGTTGCGACTACCTCCTGACCTTCGGCACGAACCTTCTCGAAGAGACCCCCTCGCCCGTTCACTTCAATTCCCTCTATGGCTCCTTGAAGGAAAAACGCCCCCGCACGGGGCTGAAGATGATCCACCTCTCACCGCGCATGTCCCACGCCGGCATCAACGCCACGGAGTGGGTGAAAATTCTGCCGGGAAGCGCGGGCGTCCTCGCCCTGGGAATGGTCTACGTAATCATAAGGGACAAGTTCTACGACCAGGAGTTCATCGGAAAAAGCACGATAAACATAAAGAATATAAGGGAATTCCAGGACATGGTGAGGCGGAATTTTTACCCTGACCGCGTCTCCGAGCTCACCGGCGTACCTCCCAAGAAGATTATCCAGCTTGCCCGCGGCTTCGAGTCCGCACGGGCTCCGCTGGCCCTTTCCGGAGGCACGGCCGACGCAACAGAGACAGCCCTTTTCAACCAGTGGGCCGTGGCTTCGCTGAATGCCGTCTCCGGGAGCTTTTCCACCACCGGGCTCTGGCGGGAGCCTGCCGCGCTCCCCTGGGGGCCGGTGAGGGAAAACGCCTTCGACCCGCGCTCCCGGTCCTTCACCGGGAAGGATCTGAAACCGGGCGATAACGCCCTGCCCGCCTCCTGGGCAGCGCAGGCGCTGCCGGAACTTTTCCCGCAGGGAAAGGCTCCCGAACTTTCCCTGCTGATGATCGCCCAGGCAGACCCGGTATTCCAGGCCGCGAATCGAGAGGCCTGGGAGGGGTTCCTGAGCAGGATACCGAAGGTGGTGCAGTTTGCAAGCTTCATCGACGACACCTCATCCTTTGCCGATATCGTCCTTCCCCTGCCGACCTATCTGGAGCAGTGGGATCTCACGCTGCCCGTCCCCAACCTTCCCTTCGCCCAGGTGGGACTCATGCAGCCCGTGGTGAGCCCCGTGAAAGGCCCCCGCCCACTTGGGGATGTGCTCGTCAAGATAGCGGCGGATCAAAACGTCAAGATTCTTCCGGGCGCAAGGTTAAAATCATACCGTGAATACCTCCAGGCCCGGATGAAGCAGATCTTCAACTCCGGAAAGGGAACGCCCTACTTCGAGGAAGTTTCCCTCGAATTTCTCCAGGAGATCCGCAAGCGCGGCTGGCAGGTGTACAGTTATCCCGCTTTTTCGGATTTCTGGCGATTGCTCACCGAGAAGGGAGGATGGTGGGATCCCGACGGGTATCCCGACGCCGACTGGCGGGGGGAGAAGAAGTTCACCTTCCCAACCCTTACGCGGCTGGACCAGCTCTTTACCGAAAGATCTTTCCAGAAACCTTCCGGGGGAGGTGAGGATACGGGCAGGGACCCGCTTGCGTGGCTGGAGGAGAGGGCCAAGGGGGCCGAAGCCAGCGATATCTTCACCCTCGTCCCCTTCACGACCCTGATGAACATCACCGGCTTCGGGGCGAGCCAGCCGCTCCTTCAGGAGCTCTTCGGGCTCCATCCCCGCCTCTACTGGCAGACCTGGGCGGAGATAAACCCCGAGCGGGCCATGGTGCTGGACCTGAAAGAGGGTGATCAGATCCGCGTCACCACGGAAAAGGGCTCTTTCACCCTTCCCGTGAAGATAGTCCCCACCGTCTCGGCAGACATCCTCTCCGTTCCCTTCGGGCAGGGGCACAAAGGATCGGGAAGGTACGGGAAAAACATCGGGACAAACGCGATCGCATACCTCGATTACCGGGTGGACCCCCTGAGCGGCCGCACTTCGTGGCAGTCTACACAGGTGCGCGTGGAAAAGATAACGAAATAA
- a CDS encoding cytochrome C, protein MKNWPFSIALALSLFIAGSCSQQGSYTQPIAYDHKKHVDEAGLDCLDCHRRVLTHQKATIPNIDVCQECHDEAMTESEEEKKLVEYISENRQIPWIQVHRVPDHAYFSHRRHVALGRVDCEQCHGNVSAMSRPFSKPAVKITMEWCMECHEKNSVDLDCATCHR, encoded by the coding sequence ATGAAAAACTGGCCTTTTTCTATCGCCCTCGCTCTGTCCTTATTCATCGCCGGCAGCTGCTCTCAGCAGGGAAGTTACACGCAGCCGATCGCCTACGATCACAAAAAACATGTCGATGAGGCTGGCCTCGACTGCCTGGACTGCCACAGGAGGGTCCTCACCCATCAGAAGGCAACGATACCCAACATCGACGTCTGCCAGGAGTGCCACGATGAAGCGATGACCGAGAGCGAAGAGGAGAAAAAACTCGTAGAATACATAAGCGAAAACCGGCAGATCCCCTGGATCCAGGTGCACCGCGTCCCGGACCACGCCTACTTTTCCCACAGGCGCCACGTGGCGCTGGGAAGGGTGGACTGCGAGCAGTGCCACGGGAACGTGTCCGCAATGAGCCGCCCCTTTTCGAAGCCTGCGGTAAAAATTACCATGGAGTGGTGCATGGAGTGCCATGAGAAAAACAGCGTGGATTTGGATTGCGCAACATGCCACCGGTAA
- a CDS encoding DnaJ domain-containing protein, translating into MRGDTKFTFRQVIEAARVLGLGDSATLAEIKNAYRELARIHHPDMGGDGADAGKFLEVSFAYNVLLEYAKFYRIEFTEEAYLKRYPEEKLRRRFYADPIWGPGKSEPES; encoded by the coding sequence ATGAGGGGAGATACGAAATTTACCTTCCGGCAGGTTATCGAGGCAGCCAGGGTCCTTGGTCTCGGCGACTCGGCCACCCTTGCAGAAATAAAGAACGCCTACCGGGAGCTGGCCCGGATACATCACCCCGACATGGGGGGCGACGGGGCAGATGCCGGAAAGTTTCTGGAAGTTTCTTTCGCCTACAACGTCCTTCTCGAATATGCGAAGTTCTACCGGATCGAGTTCACCGAGGAGGCCTACCTCAAAAGGTATCCCGAAGAGAAGCTGAGGCGGCGTTTCTACGCAGACCCCATCTGGGGACCGGGAAAGAGCGAACCCGAATCTTAG
- a CDS encoding PAS domain-containing protein, which yields MEEGRPIGYLELMEGMADALVVISKDKKVMSINSSASKLFDTETEKSSGMRCRDLVRCELCGDPCPLDECLEKKDTIAHFNIRLFGKDGSETPICMHTSPVRDSSGDIVGVVESIRVIHHIQALIHDLELAYEKKELEKEKVEAILNSISDAVITIDRDWRITSINRAAEELTGIAASDAIGKSCRDVMGVDLCPGICPMKQTFETGEPRTNVDTVVRLKSGKIIPLTVSTALFRDKEGEVLGGVET from the coding sequence ATGGAAGAAGGCAGGCCCATAGGGTATCTGGAACTCATGGAAGGCATGGCTGACGCGCTCGTCGTCATATCGAAGGATAAGAAAGTCATGTCGATCAACTCCTCCGCGTCGAAGCTCTTCGATACGGAAACGGAAAAATCTTCCGGCATGCGGTGCAGGGACCTTGTCCGGTGCGAGCTGTGCGGAGACCCCTGTCCCCTGGATGAGTGCCTTGAAAAGAAGGATACGATCGCCCATTTCAATATCAGGCTCTTCGGGAAGGATGGATCGGAGACGCCGATATGCATGCACACCTCTCCCGTCAGGGATTCGTCGGGGGATATCGTGGGCGTCGTCGAGAGCATACGGGTCATACACCACATACAGGCTCTCATTCACGACCTCGAACTGGCGTATGAAAAGAAGGAGCTGGAGAAGGAGAAGGTCGAGGCTATTCTCAACAGCATTTCCGATGCCGTCATCACGATCGATCGGGACTGGAGGATCACTTCCATCAACCGGGCCGCGGAGGAACTCACCGGCATCGCGGCTTCCGACGCGATCGGAAAGTCCTGCAGGGACGTGATGGGTGTCGATCTGTGCCCGGGCATCTGTCCCATGAAGCAGACCTTCGAGACGGGCGAGCCCCGGACGAACGTCGATACCGTCGTCAGGCTCAAAAGCGGGAAGATCATTCCCCTCACCGTCTCGACAGCCCTTTTCAGGGACAAGGAGGGCGAGGTGCTCGGAGGGGTAGAGACGTA
- a CDS encoding AAA domain-containing protein, translating to IKDTDSTVLITGESGVGKELFATAIHDLSSRRKGPFVKVTCAALTETLLESELFGHVKGAFTGAIGDKVGRFEAADGGTVFLDEIGDIPLSIQVKLLRVLQDHEFERVGSSKTIRVSVRVIAATNRDLKKLMREGTFREDLYYRLNVIPIHIPPLRERVDDIPMLAEHVLKKLQKRGIERARGVSPDAMKCLMSYPWGGNVRELENLIERAVVCAKEDIITAADLDPEILEYCREKRKAIFQEPCGPVDASREVAQFSEREKIARALEKNRWNRGKTARELGVDRTTLWRKMKKYGFS from the coding sequence ATCAAGGACACCGATTCAACGGTGCTGATAACGGGGGAGTCGGGGGTCGGGAAGGAACTCTTCGCCACGGCGATCCACGATCTCTCTTCGCGGAGAAAGGGGCCCTTCGTCAAGGTGACCTGCGCCGCCCTTACCGAGACGCTCCTTGAAAGCGAGCTCTTCGGTCATGTGAAGGGAGCCTTCACGGGGGCTATCGGCGACAAGGTGGGAAGGTTCGAAGCTGCCGACGGGGGAACGGTTTTTCTCGATGAGATAGGGGACATCCCGCTTTCCATACAGGTGAAGCTCCTCCGGGTTCTTCAGGATCACGAGTTCGAGCGGGTCGGGTCCTCCAAAACCATACGGGTAAGCGTCCGGGTTATCGCCGCAACCAACCGGGATCTTAAGAAACTGATGAGGGAGGGGACGTTCCGGGAAGACCTCTACTACCGGTTGAACGTCATTCCTATTCACATCCCTCCCCTCAGGGAAAGGGTCGACGATATCCCCATGCTGGCCGAGCATGTCCTCAAAAAACTCCAGAAGAGAGGTATCGAGAGGGCGCGGGGCGTTTCCCCCGACGCGATGAAGTGCCTCATGAGCTACCCCTGGGGCGGGAACGTCAGAGAGCTGGAAAACCTTATCGAACGGGCCGTTGTGTGCGCGAAGGAGGATATCATCACCGCTGCCGACCTCGACCCCGAAATCCTCGAGTATTGCAGGGAGAAGAGGAAGGCGATTTTTCAGGAGCCCTGCGGACCCGTGGATGCCTCACGGGAAGTTGCGCAGTTCAGCGAGAGGGAAAAGATCGCACGGGCACTGGAAAAAAACCGCTGGAACAGGGGGAAAACGGCACGGGAGCTGGGCGTGGACAGGACGACCCTCTGGAGAAAGATGAAAAAGTACGGCTTTTCCTGA
- a CDS encoding zinc ribbon domain-containing protein, translating into MPIYEYSCKSCNKIFEAYRKISEDKEHERCPYCDGEGVKRGFSLFARTRPGTGKSSCGPKRSPFR; encoded by the coding sequence TTGCCGATTTACGAGTATTCCTGCAAAAGCTGCAACAAAATCTTTGAGGCCTACAGGAAAATATCGGAGGACAAAGAGCACGAGCGCTGCCCTTACTGCGACGGTGAAGGCGTAAAACGGGGGTTCAGCCTATTCGCCAGGACACGTCCGGGGACCGGCAAAAGCTCCTGCGGGCCGAAACGTTCGCCCTTCAGGTGA
- a CDS encoding DUF3106 domain-containing protein — MRAQNHRTGPILITLLAAALFMVLPGQTATAKRGGNAAPHYRIGKRDGPGNPENMERWRKLPPERKEKIIKRYRRWEKLPPEKRERILKRYRKFKNMPPEKRERMKRRWKRMQELSPEERDNLQGTMSKFRRFSPEKKGAIRNNMKGLQNIPVEKRYERFMEMDQLRDFTPGERDVLYKYFFEIRRD, encoded by the coding sequence ATGAGAGCACAAAATCACAGAACCGGCCCGATATTAATCACGCTCCTTGCAGCGGCGCTCTTCATGGTGCTTCCCGGCCAAACAGCCACCGCAAAACGGGGAGGCAACGCCGCTCCCCATTATCGTATCGGGAAGAGGGACGGCCCGGGCAACCCGGAAAACATGGAAAGGTGGAGAAAGCTTCCCCCCGAACGGAAAGAGAAGATTATCAAGCGCTACAGGAGGTGGGAGAAGCTGCCCCCGGAAAAGCGGGAGCGGATCCTCAAGCGGTACAGAAAGTTCAAGAACATGCCCCCGGAAAAGCGGGAGCGGATGAAGAGAAGGTGGAAGAGGATGCAGGAGCTCTCCCCGGAGGAGAGGGACAACCTGCAAGGAACCATGTCGAAATTCAGGAGATTTTCTCCCGAGAAAAAGGGTGCCATCAGGAACAACATGAAAGGCCTGCAGAATATTCCCGTGGAGAAAAGGTATGAACGGTTCATGGAAATGGACCAGCTTCGCGACTTCACCCCCGGGGAAAGGGATGTCCTCTACAAATATTTCTTCGAGATAAGAAGGGATTAG
- a CDS encoding sigma-70 family RNA polymerase sigma factor yields MVFSLDRKSDEALMKLLSRGREEAFDVLFRRHFQRLVSFFYRSIHDEESAKELAQEVFLRVFRAKETFEERAKFTTWMFTIARNSLINYFRDSKKTAHLVMGSVSDESVYDYHLKRYPSTVPDPSDLAQAAELEVIVQEAVEALPESLRTPFVLAQVNGLSYQEIAQILSITPGAVKLRVFRARETLVAHLGEIGVKRKSQNGV; encoded by the coding sequence ATGGTCTTTTCCCTCGACAGAAAAAGCGACGAGGCCCTCATGAAACTGCTCTCCCGGGGAAGGGAAGAGGCCTTCGACGTCCTTTTCCGGCGGCATTTCCAGCGCCTCGTCTCCTTCTTCTACAGGTCCATACACGATGAAGAGTCTGCGAAAGAACTGGCGCAGGAGGTATTTTTGAGAGTATTCCGGGCAAAAGAAACGTTCGAGGAGCGGGCAAAGTTCACCACCTGGATGTTCACGATAGCCAGGAACAGCCTGATAAATTACTTCCGGGACAGCAAGAAGACGGCCCACCTGGTGATGGGGAGCGTCTCGGATGAGAGCGTCTACGACTACCACCTGAAACGGTACCCCTCCACCGTTCCGGACCCTTCCGATTTGGCACAGGCAGCGGAGCTCGAGGTCATCGTTCAGGAGGCAGTCGAGGCGCTGCCCGAATCTCTCAGGACGCCCTTCGTGCTCGCCCAGGTAAACGGGCTGTCCTACCAGGAGATAGCACAGATTTTGAGCATAACGCCGGGAGCCGTAAAGTTGCGGGTCTTCAGGGCAAGGGAGACCCTCGTTGCCCACCTCGGGGAAATCGGGGTGAAACGAAAGAGCCAGAATGGTGTTTAA
- the folE gene encoding GTP cyclohydrolase I FolE — MKELIKKIIREVGEDPLREGLKKTPERTEEALRYLTSGYKKDPKQVLKRAIFREEYDEMVIVKDIDIFSLCEHHILPFLGKCHVAYLPKQKIVGLSKIVRVVEIYSRRLQVQERLTQEIASAIFETLEPHGTAVIIEAYHLCMMMRGVEKQHAKAVTSAMLGVFRTKHATRMELLDLLRSGDPLLR, encoded by the coding sequence ATGAAGGAACTGATAAAAAAGATCATACGCGAAGTTGGAGAGGATCCGTTGCGGGAGGGTCTGAAAAAGACGCCCGAGAGGACGGAGGAGGCGCTCAGGTATCTCACCTCGGGGTACAAAAAGGACCCGAAACAGGTGCTGAAAAGGGCTATTTTCCGGGAAGAATACGACGAGATGGTCATCGTCAAGGATATCGACATCTTCAGCCTCTGCGAGCACCATATCCTTCCCTTTCTCGGGAAGTGCCACGTGGCGTATCTTCCGAAGCAAAAGATCGTCGGGCTTTCGAAGATCGTCCGGGTTGTAGAGATTTACAGCCGGCGGCTTCAGGTACAGGAGCGGCTTACCCAGGAGATCGCTTCCGCGATATTTGAGACCCTCGAGCCGCACGGCACCGCGGTGATAATCGAAGCATATCATCTCTGCATGATGATGCGGGGCGTCGAGAAACAGCATGCGAAGGCGGTCACATCGGCCATGCTGGGGGTCTTCAGGACGAAACATGCAACGAGGATGGAGCTTCTCGACCTGTTGAGGTCCGGTGACCCCCTGCTTAGATAG
- the hrcA gene encoding heat-inducible transcription repressor HrcA, which yields MNKLAEREDIILKAIVEEFVRAVVPVGSRTLTKKIPLDLSSATIRNVMSDLEDMGYLYQPHTSSGRVPTTAGFRYYVERLMQLRSLKNEEMESISAKVDNFKSDMIEMLKGTSKILSDRIQHACVLLAPGPGHLVLKHIGFVLLSRRRILVLLVGKSGLVQNRVFDHDEDISQDELDRISNYLNQEVVENRTIMETRKIIMKELRREKARYNRIVKKALNLGDKALEMSEAKIIVEGQSKILSQPEFAENLDKLKHVISSFEEKTTLLKLIDNTMSSEGLQVTIGAENPLEEFKDLSVISAGYRRSDSTIGKIGVVGPVRMDYGTIIPFVEFTAQLLSGKFEDN from the coding sequence ATGAACAAGCTGGCTGAGAGAGAGGACATAATCCTGAAGGCCATCGTCGAGGAATTCGTGCGGGCTGTGGTACCCGTCGGGTCCAGGACGCTGACCAAGAAGATTCCCCTGGATTTGAGTTCGGCAACCATACGGAACGTGATGTCCGACCTCGAGGACATGGGGTATCTGTACCAGCCCCATACCTCCTCCGGGAGAGTTCCGACCACTGCGGGATTCCGCTACTACGTGGAGAGGCTGATGCAGCTCCGGTCTCTGAAGAATGAGGAGATGGAGAGCATCAGCGCCAAGGTGGACAACTTCAAAAGTGACATGATCGAGATGCTGAAGGGAACGAGCAAGATTCTCTCCGACCGAATCCAGCATGCCTGCGTTTTACTCGCACCCGGGCCGGGCCATCTCGTGCTGAAACACATCGGCTTCGTTCTTTTGAGCAGGCGGAGAATACTGGTGCTCCTCGTTGGGAAATCGGGCCTCGTTCAGAACAGGGTTTTTGACCATGACGAGGACATCAGCCAGGACGAACTCGACAGGATATCCAACTACCTCAATCAGGAGGTCGTTGAAAACAGAACCATAATGGAGACGCGAAAAATTATCATGAAGGAGCTCAGGCGGGAGAAGGCCCGGTACAACCGCATCGTGAAAAAAGCGCTCAACCTGGGGGACAAAGCCCTCGAGATGAGCGAAGCCAAGATTATCGTGGAGGGCCAGTCGAAGATTCTCTCCCAGCCGGAGTTTGCGGAGAACCTGGATAAACTCAAGCACGTCATATCGAGCTTCGAGGAGAAAACCACTCTCTTGAAACTCATAGACAACACGATGTCCTCCGAGGGGTTGCAGGTAACCATCGGCGCGGAGAATCCCCTCGAGGAGTTCAAGGATCTTTCTGTCATCTCTGCAGGGTACAGGAGGTCCGATTCCACGATAGGAAAAATAGGGGTAGTCGGCCCGGTGAGAATGGATTACGGAACGATTATCCCCTTCGTTGAGTTCACGGCTCAGCTGTTGAGCGGCAAATTCGAAGACAACTAA
- the grpE gene encoding nucleotide exchange factor GrpE, protein MSGEKKDRDFDNTFDERENELAAVEEVPAGGDEREPEETIDEALERLTRENEELSNRILYVHAELDNFKKRTAKEREQLVAFGNERLIKELIPVLDSLELGLVHGREEGGDSQLLSGVELTYNEFLKVLKKFGVVQLDAGDEGFDPNFHEAVSSIAVPDREAGTIYQVIRKGYMLNGRLLRPVQVVVVAEPDGGTGEEGGLSEDRDD, encoded by the coding sequence ATGTCTGGAGAAAAAAAAGACCGGGACTTTGACAATACCTTCGATGAGCGGGAAAATGAGCTGGCCGCCGTAGAGGAGGTCCCGGCGGGCGGGGACGAGCGGGAGCCTGAGGAGACCATCGACGAGGCCCTGGAAAGGTTGACCAGGGAGAACGAGGAGCTGTCGAATCGTATCCTCTACGTTCACGCCGAACTCGATAATTTCAAGAAGCGAACCGCAAAGGAGAGGGAGCAGCTCGTCGCCTTCGGCAACGAAAGGTTGATAAAAGAGCTCATCCCCGTGCTGGACAGTCTGGAACTGGGTCTCGTGCACGGCAGAGAGGAGGGAGGGGACAGCCAGCTTCTTTCAGGGGTCGAACTTACCTATAACGAGTTCCTCAAGGTACTTAAAAAGTTTGGTGTGGTCCAGCTCGACGCCGGGGATGAGGGCTTCGACCCGAATTTTCACGAGGCCGTATCCAGTATCGCCGTGCCCGACAGGGAGGCCGGGACGATCTACCAGGTCATCCGAAAAGGGTATATGTTGAACGGCAGACTCCTTCGCCCCGTCCAGGTGGTAGTGGTGGCAGAACCCGACGGGGGAACGGGGGAAGAGGGGGGGCTTTCCGAAGACAGGGATGACTGA
- the dnaJ gene encoding molecular chaperone DnaJ, which translates to MKKGKDFYSILGVSRDASEEDLKSAFRKLALKYHPDRNPDDRGAEEKFKEINEAYSVLSDPEKRRMYDLYGTSMGSASSEGFGFSDFGFHMGGFEDIFSEFFGDVFGRGTKTRAQKGADLRYNLEIDFGDAVSGADKFITYPTHQACRDCGGTGAREGTSIDVCPDCNGNGQVSYQQGFFSVTRTCARCKGQGRTVRELCPKCRGTASVRKDKKVSVRVPAGVDNGTRLKLRGEGEPGRHGGPPGDLYVMISVKPHPLFERVGNNVICAIPLSFPQAALGCEIEAPTLEGKEKLKIPPGTQAGTEFILKRKGVPVLNGFGRGDFIVRIIVEVPKKLTKDQKELLREFEEISGGQTGPLGKSFFEKVKEIFG; encoded by the coding sequence TTGAAAAAAGGAAAAGACTTTTATTCGATACTGGGTGTTTCCAGGGATGCCTCGGAAGAGGATTTAAAGAGCGCGTTCCGGAAGCTTGCCCTCAAATACCATCCCGACAGAAATCCCGACGACAGGGGCGCCGAGGAGAAGTTCAAGGAGATCAACGAGGCCTATTCAGTCCTCTCCGATCCCGAGAAGAGGAGGATGTACGACCTCTACGGAACCTCCATGGGTTCGGCGAGCTCCGAGGGATTCGGGTTCAGCGATTTTGGCTTCCACATGGGCGGATTCGAGGACATTTTCTCCGAGTTTTTCGGCGATGTCTTCGGACGGGGCACGAAAACGAGGGCCCAGAAGGGGGCGGATTTACGCTATAACCTCGAGATCGACTTCGGCGACGCGGTTTCCGGCGCCGACAAGTTCATAACCTACCCGACGCACCAGGCATGCAGGGACTGCGGCGGTACGGGCGCCAGAGAGGGGACATCGATAGATGTGTGCCCCGATTGCAACGGGAACGGGCAGGTTTCATACCAGCAGGGGTTTTTCAGCGTCACGAGGACCTGCGCAAGATGCAAGGGCCAGGGAAGGACCGTCCGCGAGTTGTGTCCCAAATGCCGGGGAACGGCTTCGGTCAGAAAAGATAAGAAGGTGAGCGTCAGGGTGCCGGCGGGGGTGGACAACGGGACCAGGCTCAAGCTTCGCGGAGAGGGAGAGCCCGGAAGGCATGGCGGCCCGCCGGGCGACCTCTACGTGATGATCTCTGTCAAACCGCACCCCCTCTTCGAGAGGGTCGGCAATAACGTCATCTGTGCGATCCCCCTCTCCTTTCCCCAGGCGGCTCTCGGCTGCGAGATCGAGGCCCCGACCCTGGAGGGGAAGGAAAAGCTGAAAATCCCTCCGGGCACCCAGGCGGGGACCGAGTTCATACTCAAGAGAAAAGGCGTCCCTGTTCTGAACGGCTTCGGAAGGGGAGATTTCATCGTCCGAATAATCGTAGAAGTGCCCAAGAAGCTCACGAAAGATCAGAAGGAGCTTTTGCGGGAGTTCGAAGAGATTTCCGGAGGCCAGACAGGACCCCTTGGAAAGAGCTTTTTTGAGAAAGTGAAGGAGATCTTCGGGTGA